Below is a window of Inquilinus sp. KBS0705 DNA.
TTATTAATATACTGCTGATAAAACTGAACGCTTTCTTCCTGATTGTCTAACACATCGTAACAAAATGCAAGTTCGTACAGGGCATCCTGGTTTTCCATGTTTTGCTTAAGGCATAGCTTAAGGTAGGTTATAGCGGTATCGTAATCGCCCATGTTTTGATAAACGTAGGCAATGTGCAATAGTATCTCGTCGGTCTCTTCGGCAAGCTCCAATGCTTTCTCATAGTTCTCTAAAGCCTCGGCGTTACGCTCCATACTTTCGTACAGGTTACCGCGAATGATGTATATATCGGCATCTGATGCTTCCAGCATAGCAGCCTTATCTAGCGCGGCAAAGGCCTCGGTGGCGCGGTTGGTAACCACTAATAACTGGGCTTGCTTTATTAAGAATACGGCAGCAAAAGGGTGCTGGTTACGGGCATATTCTGATACCTGCAGCGCCTTGGCCGGGTCATTCTTTTCGATGTAATAGTCTATGATGTTCTCAAACGCCTGCGCATCAAAAAAGTACTGATCATGATTGCGTATCATTTCTTCGTACCGTTCTACCGAAAACTTTGGATCTTCGGTAAAACCAAATTCAAATTCTTCTTCCATTCAAGTTTATTTGCAGAACACCTCATTTCCCCTACGGATGGTTAATCCGCAAGGCTTAACTTGTGTTCAAGTTACAATTAGTACATTCTTAATAGCAAATTAGTTTTCAACATACACACATTGTTAACACCGGTTAGTGCAAGTACTTGATAATAAATATGAAGCAATTTAACCGGCAATAGAGGAGTTGATATTATTTGCCCTAAAGATTTTTACCTTTGACAAAAGTAACAATTATGAGCTTAGTAATTTCTGATATTCTTGATCATTTACATATAAACGACATTAACCACGCTTTTAGTACAGGCAGCAACTGGGGCAGCAGCCCCAATGCGCAGGCTAAAGACATCCTGTCGCCGGTTGATGGCAAAAAAATAGCGTCAGTTAATTTTGCTACCGCCGATGAATATGACGCTGTAGTACAAACCGCCGCAAAGGCCTTTAAAACCTGGCGCACCATACCTGCACCTAAACGAGGCGAGATCGTTCGCCAAATAGGCGACTCGCTGCGCGCTAATAAAAAGCAGCTGGGCACCCTCGTATCGTACGAGATGGGCAAAAGCCTGCAGGAAGGCTACGGCGAGGTACAGGAAATGATAGATATTTGCGATTTTGCCGTGGGCCTAAGCCGCCAGTTGTATGGCTTAACCATGCACAGCGAGCGCCCCGAGCACCGCATGTATGAACAATACCATCCGCTGGGTATTGTGGGTATAATATCGGCCTTTAACTTCCCGGTGGCAGTGTGGAGTTGGAATGCCATGCTGGCCTGGGTATGCGGCGATGTATGCATCTGGAAACCGTCCGAAAAAACGCCGTTAACAGCCATTGCCTGCCAGCACATAGCACAAGAAGTTTTTAAACGCAACAATATTGATGAAGGCGTAAGCTGCCTGGTAATAGGCGACCGCCACATTGGCGAATTAATGAGCAACGATACCCGCGTGCCGCTGGTATCGGCCACCGGCTCCACCCGTATGGGTAAGGCGGTTAGTGCCGCGGTTGGTGCACGCTTAGGTAAAAGCCTGTTAGAACTGGGCGGCAACAATGCCATTATTATTACCGAAAATGCCGATCTGGATATGTCGCTTATTGGCGCGGTGTTTGGCGCGGTAGGTACAGCAGGGCAACGTTGCACCAGTACACGCAGGCTAATTATCCACGCCAGCGTTTACGAGGCCTTTAAGCAAAAGCTAGTTAACGCCTACAAGCAAATAAAAATTGGCAACCCGCTTGACGAAAACAACCACATGGGCCCGCTGATTGATACCGACGCCGTGAACGCCTACCTTGATTCGATAGAGAAATGTAAAGCCGAAGGCGGCAGCTTTGTGGTAGAGGGCGGCCAGTTAATCGGCGATGCCTATGCATCGGGCTGTTACGTTAGGCCTTGTATTGCCGAGGTGCAAAACCACTACCAAATTGTACAGCACGAAACCTTTGCCCCTATTTTATACCTTATCAAATACAATACCATCGAAGAAGCCATCGACCTGCAAAACGGGGTGCCGCAGGGCTTATCATCGGCCATCATGACCGGTAATTTGCGCGAGGCAGAAACATTCCTTTCGTATGCGGGTTCTGATTGTGGTATTGCCAATGTAAACATCGGTACATCTGGTGCCGAAATTGGCGGGGCATTTGGCGGCGAAAAAGAGACCGGCGGTGGCCGCGAATCGGGCTCAGACGCATGGAAAGTTTACATGAGGCGCCAAACCAATACTATAAACTATTCAAAAACGTTGCCTTTAGCGCAGGGCATAAAATTCGACCTGTAGTTATTATTTTTTAGAAAATTTATTTTATGCATAAAATCTGCAAATTTTTAGCCGGGGCCATATTGTGCGGTACGGTGCTTACTACTTTTAACGGCTATTCCCAAACGGCACCAAAGCCGGCTGCCGAACTGCCAAAAAACTGGCACCTGATGGACCTTAAAACCGATGGTTACTTCGGCATCAGCTTAAACCAGGCCTATCAATTGGTTAAGGGCAAAAAAAGCAAAACAGTTGTTATAGCTACCATAGATAGCGGTATTGATACCGCCCAGGCCGACCTGAAACCTGTTTTATGGGTAAACACCAAAGAGATACCCGGCAACGGTATAGACGATGATAAAAATGGCTATGTTGATGATGTACACGGCTGGAACTTTTTAGGCGGGCCGGGCGGTAAATGCGATTTTACTGAAACTACCGAGGAAGTGCGCGAATATAACAGGCTAAAAGATAAATACCTTACCGGTAACGCCGCAGGTGCCGACCCTAAAGAAATGGAGTACTGGGTTAAGGTACGCACCCAGCACGATGCTACCCTGGCTAAATCAAAAGAAGAAATACAGCAACTGCAACCCATAATGAATGCCTTAATGGCAACCAGCGGTTATGTTAAAAGGGCCTTGAACTTAAAATCAGACGGCTCATTTAAAAAGGCCGACCTGGCTAAAATTACCGCTGCAAGCGATACAGTAAAACAAAGCAAAGCGGTGTGGGAATCGGTTTTTGACCAGGAAGGCGGCAACGAAACCAATGCCAAAATCATAAACGACCTGAGCGAGTACCTGGCCAAGTTAAACAACGATGTTAACCCCGACCTGGATGCCCGTAAACGTATTGTTGGTGACGACCCTAATGTAAACGACGGCAAACCCTATGGCAGCAACCTATTAAAATTTGCCGATGCCGAGCACGGTACCGGTGTAGCCGGCCTTATTGGCGCGGTACGTGGCAACAAATATGGTATTGATGGCGTAGCAGATAATGTGCGCATCATGAGTATTAAGGCCGTACCAAACGGCGACGAGTACGATAAGGATATTGCCAACGCCATTCACTACGCGGTAGATAATGGTGCCAAGATCATAAACATGAGCTTTGGTAAAAAAATATCGCCGCATAAGGCCTGGGTTGACGAGGCCTTTAAATATGCAGCCGCTAAAGATGTATTGCTGGTACAGGCATCAGGTAATGATAACCAGGACATGGATGCCAAGCCCGAGTTCCCGAACGATATGTTTGCCGATGGATCGGTGATGGATGCGGATAATGTGATAAGCGTTGGCGCATCGGGCGATAAGCCAAACGAAGAACTGGCCGGATCGTTCAGCAACTACGGTAAAAAAAATGTAGATGTATTTGCACCGGGTGTTAAGGTTACATCGATTAACATGGATGCCGAATTTAACACTGCCGACGGCACCAGCTTTGCATCGCCAATTACAGCCGGTATTGCCGCTTTGGTATTGGAGTATTACCCAAACCTGAGCGCAAAGCAATTAAAACAGGTGATACTGGACTCGGCAACGCCGCTACCGGGCACCATGGTGCTAAAACCCGGCACTAAAGAAAAGGTGGCTTTTACAAGCCTGTCAAAAACAGGCGGGATCGTTAACGCCTACAAAGCATTATTAATAGCCTCAAAGCTAAAAGGCGAAAGAGCCATCTAGTACCTTAAAGGGCGCTATTTATCAAAAACCGGGTATCATCTGCCCGGTTTTTTTTGTGCAACGAAATATCAATGGTTTTATTATCTTTAAAGGCACATAAGCCGCCCCTGCTTATTGATTTATTTTAACAGTAGTTAACTGCAATTATTACTCGTTTATAAAGCCCTAATTATGAAACTATTAAAAACCTTACTGCTTATAATGTTGCTAAGCAGTGCTTCCACTTTATTCGCCCAAACACCCGGAGCACCGTTTAACTGGGCGGTACACTTTGCTGGCACAGGCGCTGGCGCATTTGCAACAGATGGGCCAGACAACGAAAACTCACAAAGCCCAACCAGGCAAACTTCCGGGGAAACCCGGGTAACATCTTCTGTAAGTGACAACGATAACAATACTTACGTATTGCTTGAATTATGGGGGTCAGTTAAACTAGGTACAACTACTTACACAGCACCCAATGCAGCACACCACTCGGTGCCCATATTGATAAAATATAACAAAACCGGCACCTTTTTATGGGCACGGCCCCTTTACACCGCAGGCCGCAAAATGCTTCAGCGGGTAAAACTTACGCTTGATGCATCAAAAAATCCGGTTGTGGCCGGCACATATACCAACACAGATGCAGATGGGCCCGACATTACCCTAGGCAGTAAAACCATAACGGATTTAAGAGGTATTGTGGCTATCAAATTTAATGGCAATGGCTCGTGTTTGTATATAAAAACACTCGACCTTACCAAAACCAAGCCGCTGTACGTTAAGATGCTAGATGCCGATGCTGCTAACAATATATACATGGCCACTAGCCAGGATGCCCCATCTGAACAGGGAGCAATTGATCATACTGAACCTTTTTCGGACCAGCCCGGCGCAGTAAGAAAAATGAATGTCTCGTTGGGTTTAGTTTGGGAAAAAGGCTTAAGCAAAGCCGTGGATGTATTAGGCGGCAGCGTTAATGCTTCGGGCACTATGCTTATCGGCTTCAAATTAAGTTATCATAAAGACTTTGATACCGTAAATTATATTATCGATAAAAAAGCATACTCGTGGCGGATGGAGCAAGAAGCTTTGTTGTATAATTTTAATGCTGCCGGTAAAGCAAATTTCACCACTATTTTTAAGAATAGTGAACTACCCGCGCCTTTGATAGACAATGCCGGCAACGGATATTTTATACAAGCAAATGCCTATGAGGAACAAATTGGTAAAAACCCATATGGCGTTGACGTGGACTTCAGGCTTGGAAAATCTCCAATCATAAAAATTGGAGCTAACGGCAGCCTTATTAGTAGTAAATACATTAATATTAACCTTACCCGAAATGCCCTGCTTACTGTTAATAAGGTTAATGGCGAAGTGTACCTGGCTACTGACTTTACCGACAAATATTTTTACGACTCGCAAAAGACCGGGGCATTAGTACACGGCGATTTTACGTTTTTTGCCGAAGATCACCTGCATTATATTGCTATGCTGAAATATAGCACCAACCTTACCGAAGCTGGGGGTCTTATATGCATTAAAAATGCCGCGGCTGTGGCTGTACCGTCATTATCGATTACCCCTACAGGCAACCTGGTACTGGCAGGTTTGGCAGGCCCTACTCCGCGGGATAGCCCGGAATCGGGCCCGGCAGAGCCAATAACAATAGGCAACGCAACTTATAAGAGCGCTAATGAGTATGATGGCTTTTTGTTGTCTATTGATCCTAAAGGATTTGGCTTTACACCCACAACAACGTGGACAGGGAAAAGTGGCCAAAGTTGGGCCGTTGGCAGCAACTGGAACAATGGCGTACCTACGGTATTAAGCCATGCTATTATACCCGCAGGCTTAACTAACTACCCTAAAATTTATCCAGCAGTGTTTTATGCAGGCATCCTTGAAATAGCTAACAAGGCAACCTTAACACTGCCGCAAACCGTGCAGGTAAAAGGTATCATCCGCAACAACGGCGAGCTTACATACCTAACGGAAGGTGCTTTTTATTCAGATGTTGATATTGAAGGCAGCGGAGTAACCAACATAAACAGCAAAAATGAGCTTAACTGGGATGCAACTGCTATAATAAGGCAAAAACTGGTATTAAATAATATTGCACGCATAACTTTAAGTTCGGCCATGACCGCTAACGAGATTCAAATGAATGGCGGCTCGATATTTACCGATCCTGATAAAGTGGACAATGCATCGGTAATTGTGTTAAGTGATTCGCCAGATGCGCTGAGCGGTTACAGCGCCGCACGTTTTATAAGCTCAACTATAACACGCGCGGTGGGTAATGAGGGAGCCTATACTTTCCCGGTTAAAAACGATATTTACGCGCCGCTTACATTAAATTTTGCGGGCAATACCACAACCACTTCCATTACTTTAAAAATGGTGCCTCCGCCAAGTACACCCCAGTTTGGCAATACAAAAATAAATGGTGTAGCTGTAAAATCTAACCTTTACTACTACAATTGGCAGGTTGAGCCTAATACCTACCAAAACGAAACCGGTACATTGGATGCCAAATTGGAAGTACCATTTTATCCGGGCATGCCGGCAACAAATCACATAGGATTTATACATAGCAACTACAATTATTCCTACACAGGTGCCGCCAACTGGCAGCAACCGCAGGTGGTTACCACCGGCAGTACCAAAACAGTAGTGGCAAAAATGAACGGGACCAATATACTTGCGCTAAGAATATTTTCATTAGCCGTTACCGATGCTGCCATTCCTGATCTTACTGCTTCTATCAGTTCGTTCTCGCCTGCATCCGGCGCAAAAGGTACCAGCGTAACTATAAAAGGCAGCAACTTTACCGGCACTACCGCGGTTAGTTTTGGGGGCACGGCTGCCTCATCATTCACCGTAAATTCGGCTACCAGTATCACGGCGGTAATAGGTGATGGAAATACAGGTGCCATAGCAATTAAAACACCAAAAGGCAATGCCAGCATAAACGGTTTTACCTACCTGCCTTTGCCGGAAGTTACGGCGTTTACACCCGCAAGTGCTAAAAAAGGCACTACCGTTGCAATAAAGGGTAAAAACTTTACAGGCACCACTGCTGTTAGCTTTGGTAATACGCCTGCAGCATCATTTAAAGTATTATCAGCTACTACTATTTCTGCCGTGGTTGGCAATGGTGCTACCGGTAAAATTAGCGTAACCACACCGTATGGAAGTGATGCGATAGCCGGGTTTAACTACATATTAGCAGATAACACATCAATAGCACCCTACCCTAATCCGTTTCAAAGCGTTTTATATGTAAATATTGGCAGCAAAGTGGTTACGGCAATGTCGGCCAGAGTATACAATATTTCCAGCGGCAAGGTAATCTATTCAAAAACACTAAGTAACCAATCCGGCGTTGTACCGTTGTATTTGTCGATGCTTAACGATGGCACCTACACGCTTAATATTACGCTGGATGGAGTGCTCACCATGTACAAGATCATCAAGAAAAATTAAGATTCAACAAAAAAGCCGGGCATCATGTCCGGCTTTTTTGTTAAAATATAGCTTCTGCTATTCGTTTTGTAGGGCCGGGGTTACCCATGGTATAAAAGTGCAGTACCGGCGCGCCAAATTTAACCAGCTCTTTGCATTGGTTTATCATCCACTCTATCCCTATATCTTTTACGTTTTTTTCCACCTTGCAATCGTGTATTGCGTCGCTTAAATCTTCGGGGATATCAATATGAAAGGTTTTTGACAGGTTAACCAATTGCTTGCTGGTAGTAATAGGTTTTAGCCCAGGTATAATAGGCACATTAATACCATTGGCCCGGCAGTTATTTACAAAATCAAAGTACTTTTGGTTATCAAAAAACATTTGGGTCACTATAAAATTAGCGCCCATATCCACCTTTTGTTTTAGGTATTTAAAGTCGGTTTTTAGGTTTGGCGCTTCAAAATGTTTTTCGGGATACCCAGCTACGCCTATGCAGAAATCCGTTTTCATGATATCTTCATAGTTCTCGTGCAGGTATATGCCGTTGTTCATGTTTACTACTTGCTGCAACAGGTCGGTGGCGTAGCAATGCCCGTTTGGTGTTGGCACAAATGATGAGTCGCCGCGGCGGGCATCGCCACGCAACACCAGCACATTTTCGATACCTAAAAATTGCAGGTCAACAAGGCCATTTTCCGTCTCATCCTTAGTAAAGCCACCGCACAGTAAATGCGGCACGGTATCTACCTTATACTTATTCATGATAGCCGCGCAAATGGCTATAGTACCGGGGCGTTTGCGGTAGGCCAGTTTCTCTAACAAGCCGTTATCCTGCTCTTTATAAATATAATCCTCGCGCAGCGATGTTACATCAATAAAAGGCGGCTTAAACTCCATCAGCGGGTCTATAGCATCATAAATACCTTGTATGCTTTGGCCTTTTAATGGCGGTATCAGTTCAAAAGAAAAAAGCGTTTTGCCGTTGGCATTTGCGATGTGTTCGGTAATTTTCATTAGCCCCCTACCCCCTAAAGGGGGAATTTTGTTTTAGTTTCAAATATATAATTTATAATGGCTCCCCTTCAGGGGCGGGGGGCTTTTAATAATTAATATTCGGCCCAAGCCATCTTTCAACAGTATCAACGCTCATATTTTTGCGTTCCGCGTAATCTTCTACCTGGTCTTTGCTGATCTTGCCAAGCCCGAAATATCTTGCCTGCGGGTGCGCAAAGTAAAACCCGCTTACGGATGCGGCCGGTGTCATGGCCAGGCTTTCGGTAAGGTGCATACGGGCGTTGTCTTCGGCCTTCAGTATTTCAAACAAAGTTGTTTTTTCGGTATGATCCGGGCAGGCGGGATAACCCGGCGCCGGGCGTATACCCTGATATTCTTCCTTTATCAATTCCTCGGTGCCTAATTGCTCGCCTTTACTGTAGCCCCAGTATTCTTTACGTACTAACTCGTGCATTTTTTCGGCAAATGCCTCGGCGAAGCGGTCGGCAAGGGCTTTAGCCATAATGCTGTTATAATCGTCGTGGTCGGCTTCAAATTCGGCCACCAGTTCGTCGCAGCCAATACCGGTAGTTACGGCAAAGCCACCCCAGTAATCAGGCACTCCGCTGCCCTTAGGGGCGATAAAATCTGCCAGGGCATAATAGGGCTCGCCTTTGGCCTTTTCGGCCTGCTGGCGCAGTGTATGGATGCGGGTGAGCAAATGTTTGCGCGTATCATCAGTATATATCTCAATATCGTCGCCTACGCTATTGGCGGGCCAAAAACCTATCACACCATTGGCACGAAGTAATTTTTGGTCGACGATCCTTTTTAACAATAACTGCGCATCATCAAAAAGCTTTTTGGCCTCAACGCCTACATACTTATCGTTAAATATCTTCGGATAACTGCCCCTTAACTCCCAGGTATGGAAAAAAGGCGTCCAGTCGATATAAGGCACCAGTTCCTCCAGCGGGTAGGCTTCAAAAATTTTGGTGCCGGTAATGGCAGGTTTCGGCGCTACATCACCATCCAGGCTGATCTGGAATTTACCGGCGCGGGCCTCTTCGATACTTACAAAACGCTTATCCGATTTTTTGTTCAGGTGTGCCTCGCGGGCTTTGGCATATTCGTCTTTTATGCCTTGTATATAGGCATCCCGGCCATCCTTATTCATCAGGCTACTGCAAACTGTTACGCTGCGAGATGCATCTAACACGTGTATAGCAGGGCCCGAATAGTTTGGTGCTACCTTTACCGCCGCATGTATGCGCGATGTGGTAGCCCCGCCAATAATAAGCGGAATGGTAAATTCCTGGCGTTCCATCTCTTTGGCAAAGTGCACCATCTCATCTAACGACGGGGTGATCAAACCACTTAGGCCTATAATATCTACATCGTGTTTTTTTGCTTCTTCGATAATGCGCTGGGCTGGTACCATCACCCCAAGGTCTATCACCTCGAAGTTATTACACGCCAGCACCACGCCCACTATATTTTTACCAATATCGTGCACATCACCCTTAACGGTGGCCATTAATACTTTACCCGCGTTGGCACGGCTGCCGCTGCTATCTTCGCCGGCATCAATTACACGTTGTTTTTCCAGCTCGATAAAAGGCAATAAATAAGCCACCGCCTTTTTCATTACACGGGCGGATTTTACCACCTGCGGCAAAAACATTTTACCGGCGCCAAACAGGTCGCCTACTACGTTCATGCCATCCATTAGCGGGCCTTCTATTACCTCTAAAGGTTTGGCGAATTTTTGTCGGGCCTCTTCTACGTCATCGTCCAGGTATTCAATAATTCCTTTTACCAACGCATGCGATAGTCGTTCTTCTACAGTCCCTTTGCGCCATTCCTCATCGCGTACTATCTCTTTACCTTTGCTTTTTATGGTATCTGCAAACTCTACTAATCGCTCGGTAGCGTCATCGCGGCGGTTTAGTAGTACGTCTTCCACCAGCTCCAGCAGATTCTTTGGTATCTCCTGGTATACTTC
It encodes the following:
- a CDS encoding aldehyde dehydrogenase family protein, translating into MSLVISDILDHLHINDINHAFSTGSNWGSSPNAQAKDILSPVDGKKIASVNFATADEYDAVVQTAAKAFKTWRTIPAPKRGEIVRQIGDSLRANKKQLGTLVSYEMGKSLQEGYGEVQEMIDICDFAVGLSRQLYGLTMHSERPEHRMYEQYHPLGIVGIISAFNFPVAVWSWNAMLAWVCGDVCIWKPSEKTPLTAIACQHIAQEVFKRNNIDEGVSCLVIGDRHIGELMSNDTRVPLVSATGSTRMGKAVSAAVGARLGKSLLELGGNNAIIITENADLDMSLIGAVFGAVGTAGQRCTSTRRLIIHASVYEAFKQKLVNAYKQIKIGNPLDENNHMGPLIDTDAVNAYLDSIEKCKAEGGSFVVEGGQLIGDAYASGCYVRPCIAEVQNHYQIVQHETFAPILYLIKYNTIEEAIDLQNGVPQGLSSAIMTGNLREAETFLSYAGSDCGIANVNIGTSGAEIGGAFGGEKETGGGRESGSDAWKVYMRRQTNTINYSKTLPLAQGIKFDL
- a CDS encoding S8 family serine peptidase, translating into MHKICKFLAGAILCGTVLTTFNGYSQTAPKPAAELPKNWHLMDLKTDGYFGISLNQAYQLVKGKKSKTVVIATIDSGIDTAQADLKPVLWVNTKEIPGNGIDDDKNGYVDDVHGWNFLGGPGGKCDFTETTEEVREYNRLKDKYLTGNAAGADPKEMEYWVKVRTQHDATLAKSKEEIQQLQPIMNALMATSGYVKRALNLKSDGSFKKADLAKITAASDTVKQSKAVWESVFDQEGGNETNAKIINDLSEYLAKLNNDVNPDLDARKRIVGDDPNVNDGKPYGSNLLKFADAEHGTGVAGLIGAVRGNKYGIDGVADNVRIMSIKAVPNGDEYDKDIANAIHYAVDNGAKIINMSFGKKISPHKAWVDEAFKYAAAKDVLLVQASGNDNQDMDAKPEFPNDMFADGSVMDADNVISVGASGDKPNEELAGSFSNYGKKNVDVFAPGVKVTSINMDAEFNTADGTSFASPITAGIAALVLEYYPNLSAKQLKQVILDSATPLPGTMVLKPGTKEKVAFTSLSKTGGIVNAYKALLIASKLKGERAI
- a CDS encoding T9SS type A sorting domain-containing protein, which gives rise to MKLLKTLLLIMLLSSASTLFAQTPGAPFNWAVHFAGTGAGAFATDGPDNENSQSPTRQTSGETRVTSSVSDNDNNTYVLLELWGSVKLGTTTYTAPNAAHHSVPILIKYNKTGTFLWARPLYTAGRKMLQRVKLTLDASKNPVVAGTYTNTDADGPDITLGSKTITDLRGIVAIKFNGNGSCLYIKTLDLTKTKPLYVKMLDADAANNIYMATSQDAPSEQGAIDHTEPFSDQPGAVRKMNVSLGLVWEKGLSKAVDVLGGSVNASGTMLIGFKLSYHKDFDTVNYIIDKKAYSWRMEQEALLYNFNAAGKANFTTIFKNSELPAPLIDNAGNGYFIQANAYEEQIGKNPYGVDVDFRLGKSPIIKIGANGSLISSKYININLTRNALLTVNKVNGEVYLATDFTDKYFYDSQKTGALVHGDFTFFAEDHLHYIAMLKYSTNLTEAGGLICIKNAAAVAVPSLSITPTGNLVLAGLAGPTPRDSPESGPAEPITIGNATYKSANEYDGFLLSIDPKGFGFTPTTTWTGKSGQSWAVGSNWNNGVPTVLSHAIIPAGLTNYPKIYPAVFYAGILEIANKATLTLPQTVQVKGIIRNNGELTYLTEGAFYSDVDIEGSGVTNINSKNELNWDATAIIRQKLVLNNIARITLSSAMTANEIQMNGGSIFTDPDKVDNASVIVLSDSPDALSGYSAARFISSTITRAVGNEGAYTFPVKNDIYAPLTLNFAGNTTTTSITLKMVPPPSTPQFGNTKINGVAVKSNLYYYNWQVEPNTYQNETGTLDAKLEVPFYPGMPATNHIGFIHSNYNYSYTGAANWQQPQVVTTGSTKTVVAKMNGTNILALRIFSLAVTDAAIPDLTASISSFSPASGAKGTSVTIKGSNFTGTTAVSFGGTAASSFTVNSATSITAVIGDGNTGAIAIKTPKGNASINGFTYLPLPEVTAFTPASAKKGTTVAIKGKNFTGTTAVSFGNTPAASFKVLSATTISAVVGNGATGKISVTTPYGSDAIAGFNYILADNTSIAPYPNPFQSVLYVNIGSKVVTAMSARVYNISSGKVIYSKTLSNQSGVVPLYLSMLNDGTYTLNITLDGVLTMYKIIKKN
- the metF gene encoding methylenetetrahydrofolate reductase [NAD(P)H]; its protein translation is MKITEHIANANGKTLFSFELIPPLKGQSIQGIYDAIDPLMEFKPPFIDVTSLREDYIYKEQDNGLLEKLAYRKRPGTIAICAAIMNKYKVDTVPHLLCGGFTKDETENGLVDLQFLGIENVLVLRGDARRGDSSFVPTPNGHCYATDLLQQVVNMNNGIYLHENYEDIMKTDFCIGVAGYPEKHFEAPNLKTDFKYLKQKVDMGANFIVTQMFFDNQKYFDFVNNCRANGINVPIIPGLKPITTSKQLVNLSKTFHIDIPEDLSDAIHDCKVEKNVKDIGIEWMINQCKELVKFGAPVLHFYTMGNPGPTKRIAEAIF
- the metH gene encoding methionine synthase, which produces MDIRKELQKRILVIDGAMGTMIQRYELTEEDFRGERFRDHASDLKGNNDLLNITRPDVIKAIHAEYLDAGADIIETNTFSTQRISLADYRLEELDYELSYEGARIAREVADEYTAKNPAKPRFVAGAVGPTNRTASLSPDVNDPGYRAVTFDDLAQAYYEQVRGLVDGGSDVLLVETIFDTLNAKAALFAIQRYKDECKAAGKDYPAFRDTGGIMISGTITDASGRTLSGQTVEAFWNSISHANLLSVGLNCALGAKEMRPHLEELSEKAGVYISAYPNAGLPNEFGAYDETPHETAHQVDDFIKAGLVNIVGGCCGTTPEHIKCIADKAAKYPPRQLPYIEPYLRLSGLEAVTLTPETNFVNIGERTNITGSPKFSKLILAEDYEAALTVALQQVEGGAQVIDINMDEGMIDSEAVMVKFLNLVASEPDIAKLPIMIDSSKWTVIEAGLKCLQGKGIVNSISLKEGEEKFKEYARKILSYGAAAVVMAFDETGQADSLERRKEICERSYRILVDEVGFPPQDIIFDPNILTVATGLEEHNNYAVDFIEATRWIKQNLPYAKVSGGVSNISFSFRGNNVVREAMHSAFLYHAIKAGLDMGIVNAGMLEVYQEIPKNLLELVEDVLLNRRDDATERLVEFADTIKSKGKEIVRDEEWRKGTVEERLSHALVKGIIEYLDDDVEEARQKFAKPLEVIEGPLMDGMNVVGDLFGAGKMFLPQVVKSARVMKKAVAYLLPFIELEKQRVIDAGEDSSGSRANAGKVLMATVKGDVHDIGKNIVGVVLACNNFEVIDLGVMVPAQRIIEEAKKHDVDIIGLSGLITPSLDEMVHFAKEMERQEFTIPLIIGGATTSRIHAAVKVAPNYSGPAIHVLDASRSVTVCSSLMNKDGRDAYIQGIKDEYAKAREAHLNKKSDKRFVSIEEARAGKFQISLDGDVAPKPAITGTKIFEAYPLEELVPYIDWTPFFHTWELRGSYPKIFNDKYVGVEAKKLFDDAQLLLKRIVDQKLLRANGVIGFWPANSVGDDIEIYTDDTRKHLLTRIHTLRQQAEKAKGEPYYALADFIAPKGSGVPDYWGGFAVTTGIGCDELVAEFEADHDDYNSIMAKALADRFAEAFAEKMHELVRKEYWGYSKGEQLGTEELIKEEYQGIRPAPGYPACPDHTEKTTLFEILKAEDNARMHLTESLAMTPAASVSGFYFAHPQARYFGLGKISKDQVEDYAERKNMSVDTVERWLGPNINY